The following DNA comes from Ananas comosus cultivar F153 unplaced genomic scaffold, ASM154086v1, whole genome shotgun sequence.
gatgatgaaaacacgcttgaaaacatgtttggagagtctcggttcgatttgaaaagaatcggaggtcaaacgagcgaaaacggacaaAAACGGGcaaaaatgctgaaaatttggctaagtccttgaggctgagttctggaccttcggggaccggtctctcagccaaggaccgatctctagggaccggtccctcatcgcAAGGAGCAGTCCCTGAACGCGAAAATGCCTATTTTGAGCTGTTGCGAGAAATGCAttgttgagggggtttcttgcaTTTGTGGACTAATAGAGACTATTAGATGGTGGAATGCGATcattttctcatttctctcaaccctaaCACcctaaaactctccctctctctctctagaaagaaaagaaagagaagaagaagaaggagaagaagaaggagaagaaggtcaaGAAGGTGGAGCTTcaccatcttcatcttcttccttgggtTGGAGCTAGCACATAAAGGTAAGCTTGATGCttattaatggtagatctctagggctTGAATCTCTTGCTCTATAATTGGTTTTAGTGAACCTctttgatgctaaatagatgattagAGCTTGAATCtaaagctctaatggtggatttttgtcTAGTAGCAAAGCTAGGGTtcaaatgggatttttgtaaatacttgggtttgatctaaattgatctctctctaacctaattgctaggtattataacgcgttggtgcgctagGTTCGGCGAAACGACAAgcgtacgcgaagatatcgaaGAAAAGGCCGAATTTGGTACAGAtcgccgcagctcgcggcgtaggCTTCCTAAAATCGCGAAATcgggatcgtgggctcgtggcatcacctaaaggtgggaggtgtccatcccgaagcaaccgagtttcttcctatgtccgagttagattTTTGGTCATATCGCACTTAtagttcttatgcattataggatatatgTATAGTAGCATTTCTACTTTCCTTGCATGCAGATCTAGTTATGTAGTATTATAGACTTGGCacttaaatctagaatgcatgaggattagggttgtgacatgagatcctatgaTGATAAGAAAATATAGAACTTGGATTTGACGATGAAAACTAGtgacatgtgaactagtgtatagaaaacaattataacttggacgagtggcatgtagatAATGCAAatacatgacgagtggcatgtaaacctagtgttgtgaacctaggatagatcgagtggcatttgaacatAGTGTAAAGAACACATTGATGCAATGGGCTTAGGGATTAGTTGAGTTTCCCTAGTTATGGAACATTGCATAATAGTTGAGTGTAGTTGACACTACGGCATCGAACTTAGGGATAGTTAAATTccctagtgtgagttgattagTGTGGTTGGGACACTTGatatggacctagggataggtggactttcgagtgtttgttaacctagttgacagggtatccttagttggcgaggattggatcatactcacatagtctgttttgggcttgtggtggtcgctccacacaagcagtgcactccggagttgtcacacgagctgggtagctcacgagcggggtagctcaccgggtgggatacgagcggggtagctccccacccattggactgggaagtgagtcgggcgaagggcggggtagctcttcacctgtgagatttgagcggggtagctcttacctatgagcggggtagctctttacttATGACATTGAGATTAGAGTcggggcgaagagcggggtagctcttgccCTTAGGCCTTGGAGTTAAGAGTtgggcgaagagcggggtagctcttcacctatatGACCTGCGAGATATGAGTTGGGTAGgataagagcggggtagctcatcaCCTATGTGGTTTGAGATCTTAGGCTGATTAGTCTAGTGGATTCAGTTGTGAGGACAAGAGCGGGGTAGCCCTTTTCCTACAGGATTTGAAGTCTTACGCGGGGTAGCCTAAtggattgggtaatgacatgaatTGCATAAGTGCATTTGCATTCGtaccatgattagacatagtatatgttagAGAATTACATAACTATGTTgtatttgtattcattacattgttgaagcatattatcatgatagtaggcttattgctagatgatatttcatgcattgcttgcatttgatggcacaatagatcatagttgcagttcaatatctatctatctctctatctatttatttgtgccagcttagacctagtgggaagatcggcggagtcggcggccgaacccactgggaactatatttatatagttctcaccccgtgtgggtTTGGGGgacaggtacacacgagagcggaccggcaggtgatcgcggtaaaggcgtagcgccctagctagctagtagagctttcctatcgtactagagcaccctcgtgtgcatggttatagatgacatgatgtattttggatagctactagcattatatatatgtgagatgattatgtattcattttggaagcttaaatgtaatcaagttgtattaaaggttgaatggatgtaaatgtcaaatgtgatgtaataacTAGTTTGTATCTCTCTTCTATTTCACTTGTATATTTATTactcgtgatgcttgctcttgtaatgttcagcactgtttgtgctctcgctattgttttgatcatgtatatatacaagttgatttcctgggaacttttgtacatgatcctgttgttttgccttgggcggacaggggaggtgctgtccgttcgacgtctgtctgacgcgcccgaaccggaccaaattggtagcggtctcggggtgtgacagacgTAGCTACCTAGGTCCCCGATGGGTTGTAGCGGGCGTCTCCTCATCTGTGGGATTCAGTTGTGAGTTGGGCTCAACTTTCAGGTTAGCCGGTATGATTGGGTTATAAAGACAAAAATGACATACATCATGAGCATAGTGACATCCCAACTCATTTTATcatattgttgaggcatagtgGTTTAGTTGTTAGTACTTATCATTATTACTTTCTTTCTCTACCtatgcctacttagacctagtgggaaagtcgacgGGGTCGGCGAgtgaacccactgaaaacttcttttagttctcaccccattgtTTTGCAAATCCTAGTGCTAGCGGAGCGGTCGAAGATCGCGGCAAAGGAATAGTGCCCTAGGTAGTGGACCCCGTGCATTAGAAtaccatgtatatatatgtgagagacattttgtattttggagagaAAGACAACAAACATGTATATGTACTATGAACCAAATGGTTATGTTTTGGTGAGTCGTAAGTGAATGTTCAAATGAATGGTTGTAATACCTAAGTCAATCTttccgaccgtccctagagcaagtggcaaagggcttggtggttggtacccgagacccaagttcgaatcctagtttattcacatttccagctaagtttatttctaaatgaaataaatgaagcgggtagcgtgctacctatctctttcaaaaaaaaagaagctaagtTAATCTTCTCTATTACTCTTGTATATTTGCTCTCGTGCAAGTCATgtatgttaattattttttcctgGGCAAAACTCAATGTACATAATgttattgagccttgggcagacaggggagacttaatccgttcggcggtctgtgtGCGTGCCTCAAcagaccaaattggcgatcgcAGGGCGTGACACCCTATCATCTGTTGTGGGAAAGAAGAAGCTTATGCTGTTGATGGTGCTAGTAAAGCCTCTCTGGGACATGATGGCCGCAAATGCCCCGCCTGTCCGCAGCAGTAACAATACCCCTCTCGCTAAGCACAAGTGTGTCGCTAGTGCAACCTTTCATAGACAACACATCTATCCCGTTGCTGTCGCCGCTGCTGTCGGGATGCACTAACCTCTGTCTCACGAAAGGCCAACGATCCTGAGAGTGAGATCTTGGGATCCTCGGCGATCTCCTCACACTAGCCTATTCCCCCTCGTCCGGTGCTAGGCACTTCCTATCCTGGCCTTGCTCCAATATAACAGTTCGCTCCCTTATAATGGTGGTACCTCTTTCCACTCATAGAGTCTTCTTAGTCACCTAGCCTAGAGCCTATAAATGCTACGCCTGAACCAAATGGTAAATCTCCAGCCGCAACCCTCGCTCAAATAGATATGCCTTGTGTGCTTCGTCTCTCATATCGAACCGCACATAGTTTAGCAGACGGTTGAATTCTCCGGCATACTTCTTCACCGTCCTATCATCTTGTTACAGGTTCTTTAAATCATCTTTGAATTTTTGCTTTACACTATTTGCGAAATAGGCCCCAAACAGCAACACCTGAAACTCGGTCCATGTCATCTGCAGTGCACTCTGTGATCAGGTTGACTTGATCCTCAGCCACCATGTATGTGCGTCACCTTCCAAGCAGTGAACTGCCAAATATACTTGGTCACTCTCAGGATTAAAGAGATCCTCAAAAAGTTTCTTCATGGTTCCCACCAAGCCTCAAATATTCATGACTCGGTACTCTGACCTAGAAATCTCGTTGGATCGAATCTACGGAAGTCTACCAACCTCGCTccattcctctccttctttgttGCTGACAACTATCCGCCTAcccgggtagcgtgctatctatctctcaaaaaaaaaaaaaaactatccgcCTACTCTTGACGTCTCCACACTCGACATCGGTATTGCCAAAATTATTGCTGACGGAGGTGTAGTCGTTGACAGAGCACCTACTAGTGTTGTCACGCCCTGAGCCCACCTATTTGGttggattcgggcacgccaacagaccgtcGAATGGACAGGATTTTTCCTGTAccgcagacagagtctcccctgtacgtctaaggcgtcacaatcatacaatgcgcgaggttccaaccaggaacagcatacaacaaagattgcataaggaaggtatcaaaaacataaccactatgctattacaagcattcaactcacatacatttacatattacatctttaattctttttagcttccaaatacaatcagatTTAACATCATTATTACAACttggttcttttcatttttttacatccctaagtaaccgactcagggtactgctatctctggtctcggtggtagggcgctaactacggagctacgccctttcctcgcgccgtcgAGCCTTTTCCTCGCGCTGCCGCGTcactcgcgtgtgaacctgtaacccccaaaaacaacgcgggggtgagaactattgtccatagttttcagtaggtatggccacccaagggaagagcttgacccaccaggtccaaaggaggcactgcaaacatgttagtccaataaatatccacaaatatttataatttatgcaactaacaattatcatattcatgcctcacaatatgcaatatgcgaatcatgcaagTAGTTTACTTAATTCTATTCTTTACCATTTGTCATTCTTCATGATTATTCGTTCTTGATTACTAGCCATTCTTTATCGCTAGCCGTTCTCTAACGCTAGCCATTTCTTATTACTAGCCGTTCTTGtttcttagctattctttattattgctatactttagcattagccgttctctattcttcattctttattctttactaaggttactttaccttagccaactatgccactcgactcggtcttgagtcaatcagctgtggataatccgcgctctgtcaggctcgaggtgaaggaatcatcatatgcacctcagccaccaatccacaaaccacatcgcccaacgggtcgctcAGAGCAGCGCACACCCGCAGTCAGGGAtcttccggtgggaggggaatatgccacacgcacccgcggcccaagacccccgatagggaagagaatatgccacacgcaccctAGCGATCCAAGATTCTTTCtgtgggaggggaatatgccacacgcacccgcggccaagaatcttCCATATCCACGATCCTCGAAGTTCTTTCgatgggaggggaatatgccacacgcactCGCGGACAAGAACTGTCGAGCctcaagtcctgggattccaaaatccactttacatagctcaagggttggtctcaccctataatgtcgacctatctaggtccaagccattACTCAATCTAAGTTTATTACATTAGGTCCAATGTCATTTTCCtcctaggtccacttgactctaggttcaatgtcactcaTCTCttaacctaggttcacttgactctaggttcaattctcaacctaagtttaatacattaggtttaatgccactcataaTTCACCTATGTTCTATAACACTAGGTTGAATGCCACTagtgttcttgttttcctagcTGTCCATACATAGGAatcatacttgacatgccaTACTTGTTGAGTTCTTTACTGtacttagagttcatcgactcaagttcaactttcatgtcATTCTAGCATAATCTCACAATTGGAATCATGCATAAATTCTTTAGCATTTCACGTACATGCCTATGCATTCAAAATTAGCGTCTTAATCTTAtacattcacttagcatatattctatgcattcacttagcatacaTCATGCATTCACTTCGCACATACCTTATACATTTATCATTAGCATCTATTTCAAACATACATTCTTTTAGCATATATGCCACGTATTCTTTAACATTTCTCACATGCATATTTTAGCATCTAGATTATACATTCGTTTAGCATATAGcttatgcattctttattagcatctcaattatgcattcacattcataacCAGCATCTCtatcatgcattcacattcatatgtATCTAGCACATGctacaatatgtcaacatgcatataccTTATCGTCCAATGGTAGTCATTATACAACTTAACATTTacctcatgcattcattattagCATACAACTTATGCATTCATTGTTATTTATCATATGCATTTCTTAGCATTTATCTTATGCATTCCTTTAGCATCTACTCATGCATTTATTTAGCAtctactcatgcattcatttgccTTGCAATTAACttccattacatgcatcaacaataaaacgcactacactttggcatggaagcgacctaatcgcttcgatGAGAACAACCCACCTAATATTGCTCTCCAATTGCTTGTAGTACTTGCAATcagcctcccgcggcacaccTATCTAGTTCGGCTCGCACTCGCAAATGATCATCGAACACACGTCGATTCTCAACTTTGAGTCATCAAGAGTCCTtatctaaccttcaattagataAATACGGGGTTAAATGAGATTAGAACCCTCATTTGctacaaaatcccaaaatccacATTCTAACCTTAGCATGTACATACactccaaataacccaaattaaatggagaaaacatgctaacatcacattagaggctactagaacaccATTTAGGAATGATTTAACCAAATCTTAAACTCTTACCAAATTGCGAATGCCTAGTCGAAAGCACGCCGTTCAAACGGTCGCACGAGGATCCGAACcgacgcctccaacgcgttcccaagcttgctctccaccaacgccacgaatttgagagagagatctagagagatgagggagatatctagagagagaaagggaaggtttctctctccctctccatacgtataattcggggcgtgacatcgagTCCGCGGGTTACAACCCCTTAAttctctccaataaggtcgatTTGATAACGAGAGCCATAAGCATAGACGGGATCTCTGGGGCCACGATTTCTAGATTCATCTGCCCCATTTCTCTCCACAACGGCTTTTGATGTGTGACCAACATAGCCAGATTCTCCGCTGATTTCCTGCTAAATGCGTCGACCACCACAttcgcttttccggggtggtaaaggatagtaACATTGTAATCCTTTAACAACTCCAGCCACCAccgctgccgcatgttcagctccttctgcGTGAACAGGTATTTCAGACTCTTGTGGTCCATCTAGATCTCACAACATGCACCATACAAATAATGTCTCCACAACTTGAGAGCAAATACCACCGCGGCTAGCTCTAAGTCGTGGATAGGTAGTTCTTCTTATAGCTCTTTAGCTGACGAgacgcatacgcgatcacctttccgccctgcatcagaacacaccccaaacctGAATAGGACGCGTCGCTATAAACCACAGTCTTCACCTTGCACCGgcagagcgagcaccggagtcgtaGTTAATCTTTCTTTTAACTCTTGAAAACTCCGATCGCACTCGTCATTCCAcacgaacttggtgcccttctgGGTCAGATGAGTAAGTGGAATTACAATCTTCGAGAAACCTTCCacgaaccgtcgataatagcccgctaagtccacgaagcttcgaacttccATGACatttgtcgggcgaggccaatccttgatcgcctccactttccttgGGTCAACCAAAGCTCCACCCTCGAAAATCACATGCccaagaaaaataatttctcagagccaaaagtcgcatttcttaaacttcgcatatagcttctcctcccgaaggatttgaagcactgtccgcaaatgctcggcatgctcctcgtcgctacgagagtagaccaaaatgtcgtctatgaagaccacgacaaatcggtcaaCGTACTCTCGGAAGAcatggttcattaaatccatgaatgctgccgggACATTTGTGAGCCCGAACGACataaccgtgaattcgtagtgacCATACCGCGTGAGGAACGCgattttctgcacatcctccggcttaatcttaagctgatgatagccggattgaaggtctatcttcgagtacactcgcgacccctgtagctgatcaaacaagtcgtcgattcgaggcaacgggtacttattcttgatcgtaaCCTTATTCAACTCGTGGTAGTCTACGCaaagtcgaaacgatccatccttcttgcgcacaaaTAATACTCGGGCTCCTCACGGCAATACACTTGGCTTAATAAACTCCTTGTCAAGGAGATCCTGTAATTGAGCTCTCAACTCTTTCAGTTCAGCCGGCGCCATTCGATATGGAGCTTTCGAAATCGGCGCGGTTCTAGGAATCAAGTCTATTACAAACTCGATCTTCCGATCTGGCGGTATctccggtaactccgcgggaaacacgtCCGAAAATTTTTGGACCACTGATAATTCTTCGAGTGTCGGAATCGTCCTCTTGacctccacaacggtcgccaaataagccgcgcaaccgctgttgaccaacttcctCACCCTCGTCGTCAacaccgtcgcggcgaagcGCGAGCTTCTACAGGCTCGGTAGGTAAATTCCTCCTGGCCCGGCTCTCGAAACGTTATTACCTTACTCCTGCAATCAATGgtcgcatagtacttcgagagccagtccattcCCAAGATAACGCCGAAgtccttcaacttcttgagcacTAACATTCTAATTGGCATTATTCAGTCACCTACTTGCACTGGACATGCCAAACACTCCTTGCGGACAAGAAAATCACGCCCAATGCCCGACACTCGCCAAGTGCTTTTACTAGACCGGAACTCGATGTCATGCATTTGTGCAAATGGCCTACTGATAAATGAGTGTGTAGCActtgtatcaaacatagccctggagcgaactccgttaattagaaccatacctgccaaCATATGGCGCTCCTCGGCCTCAGCAGGTTCCTCGGTTTGGgcttgagcggcgaatacccgtccgctcggagccgatcgAGTCATCTCGGGCTGACGTGGCATCATCGCACGTCCGGCCGATGCAGCAGTAGGTGGAACGCCTCCATAATGAGCTAGAGTTGCTGGAGCCGACACGATCGACGAGGCGGGCGAAGCCTCACTGGACAGTAGCGGCTAATATGTCCCGCCTGGCCGCAGATGAAGCACTTCCCCTCCCGTTGTCCACAAGTCCTTGGCTCATGGTTTCCACCACAGGTAGTGCACCGTTGAGGTCCACGGCTCTTGGACTAAGTCCGCaggtacttcgggggcttcctcGACTTTGATTGAGCTCTCGAACCACCTTGAGCCCGTTTCTTTCTACCGTCCCTCTCGGACGCTTCTCGTTCCTCGCGGACGTGAACATTGCCTTGCTCCACCCATAACGTCCGATCaagcacctccgcgaaggtagtgagcttcaaGATATGGACCGCCTTATAGATGTTGGAccggagccctcgctcgaaccaatcggctcgATCCCGGTCATCTCGCACTACGTCGGGGACGCAGTCGATAATATGCAAGAACTCCCGTTCGTACTCTCCAACAGAGCGGTTACCCTACTTCAGCTTTCTGAACTGTTCctggagcttcttcttctcactatcggggaagtagttgatATACAACAAcccccgaaactcctcccacgtCAACGGCGGAAGGTCGGGAGCCCGATCCCACTTAATCAGCTTCCACCACACATTTGCCGTTTGCTCCaagcaatgagtggcgaggGGGACCTTATCTTTCTCCAATGTGTAAAGGTCCTCAaagagggtctccatcgagtccaCCCATGACTCAACCATCCATGGCTCGACCTTCTTCCCGTCGAAGACGGGTGGGTCGAACTTGCGGAACATTACGAGGGCCGCAAGTGCGCGCTCCCTCTCCACTCCCTCGACCGCCGCATCGAGTGTCGTAGAACCAGATGCCGCCGGAGGAACACTCGCCGGCAggggacgtgccgccaccggaaccgccgcaatgccctcaccctcagccgccgTAGGCACATGAGCCGAGGGCGCAGGCGGTTCACGGCCTTCAGTCGCCGCTGCTGCTATATGCCGCTCCATAAGCCCCTAGAGCTGCTCAAACCAACTCTCCTGGCGCTGTACCACACCGGCTAGTGCAGTCATTTGCCCTCGCAACTCCTGCATCTCGCTAGACCCAgcttgctcgggcacctcaagAGGCGGTGCCGGAACGaatctacgcgtgtagcgtcttggagacattagctCCTGAAATGCAACAACTTGGTTAGTCACCCTAACCGGTAACCTCGTCGCAGTCACGAGAAAAACGACTCGACACCACAAGTTAGGCGGAAGCACCCAAGTGTACTCGTTCCAAACTCTTagcatcgtgttgtcggccgccaacacaatcacTTCAAGTTAAGAACTAATatcacttgaatccgtctctatttACCACTAGAGACATGCtacaacttcgacccaatcaaatcAACTTCCACCACCCGGCTTAGGCTCACGTCTCGCTCACGCACCCCTAGTCTTAGAGTTGCCAACCTATGGTCTCCTAGatccatcctagactctctctttacttgctcttaatttgctctaataccaactcatctgtcacgccccgacaccgctaccaatttggtccgattcgggggcgtcgaacagacgccaaacgaacagcacctcccctatccgcccaaggttaagcaacaagatcatgtacaagaatttgcccaggaaaagaaattcattacatacacgatcaataaggagcaccacaagtgctaacaagtaagagcaagaaccacaagtatacaacaagtgaataaagagagatattctagctattacaactattcaacttttaattacatttacatctcccaaaatgtaCTACAAGTTCATCTCCAATACATAAGTAGCTCTCCAacatctatccaaaatatacatgatcatcgtctagtacacgagggtactctaaatGCATATGGGAGGCTACTaactatgtcacgccccgggaccgatccctttggccggcccgggcacgtcgaacagacgcaaaacagacagagtctcccctttccgcccaaggctcaacacatgtacaattcaaacaaagagaatgcacaagcggaaatatacataatggcttacacgagggtaagcaatagccagagTGAAAGAATATTAGACTAAACAACTCACAAGTaaaatgattaacttttaacaatttacaagcattcaactatCACATTTACctttacattgcttttcatcatttctttttacatcacatctcctcaaaataaaagattacattcTTTGCTTTAACATctttaatcatcaaatacaaaagatgatatataagggAATGCATCTACTAGCAAAGTATGAAAACTCGACTCGGgtggtcactgtctatggcgcgatacctttaccgcggtcgctcgccggctcgctcggtcccggctctatgaaaatagtggggtgagaactacaacgaagttcctagtgggttcggccccaatctcaccgactttcccactaggtctaactcaggcataatagaaagaaagcagataagtaaccaactatacaatgcaactaatatgcctgaataaaGCTGTCAATAAGAATGCTCAATGTAaaaactcatgaagaatgcaagttctttgatctttcgttcaatctcaGGCTAACCCGTGGGTTTCCCcgcattaactcaccaactcaaaatcccaaatcaTCGAGGAGActcctacaacccgacggggaccgtcatctggggaacagcaccaacccagtgatgacaaactccgaagcgcatcgctcgagggggagctaccgccctcgagcaaggacttatagcgagtatgatccaatccttaactctaaggatgtcaagttctgTCACTcagggaatacccccaattaggtttctagagggtcaatttcacttagaaatccccatgagcaaaagccccaatttgggtgccctagctccattgcatatatcaaacctagggtttgatctcattgggaagcaaaaaaaacttcattatactctaaaaagtccattcaaaccattcctagctttatcaaaatccattttagagtttcaccatgagaggtagttgaagctcacctcaagcttcaccatttccaccattccatggttttgatctcaaaagaaacaaaaagaaagtttcaaatactctaaaggttctataaaagAACCATTCTTGGCCTAAtctaaaccctagtttgggatttaCCATGAGGAGGGGCAAAGCTTGAGTATTCTATAGTGTCACCTAAATAGCTTGGCGTAATCATGGTCATAGCTGTTTCCTGTGTGAAATTGTTANggaccggtctcttcccgcagggaccggttccccgagagc
Coding sequences within:
- the LOC109704890 gene encoding uncharacterized protein LOC109704890, whose translation is MTRSAPSGRVFAAQAQTEEPAEAEERHMLAVLKKLKDFGVILGMDWLSKYYATIDCRSKGGALVDPRKVEAIKDWPRPTNVMEVRSFVDLAGYYRRFVEGFSKIVIPLTHLTQKGTKFVWNDECDRSFQELKERLTTTPVLALPVQGEDCGL